TTTGAGGATAAGGAATTTTTCATAATCTAAAACCAGCCTTTAAAAGATGGGATTAATTTCTCTGATAAATGGTGCCACACCATTTGTGATCAATGATCATTTTAAGGTtctgagttacctcccctgtcttGGAACTCCTCTCTCATTTTGATgctgtttgtttatatattgcTTGAAATAGTACTGTTAACGTGGTTATTTCCGTAGGGATTTAATTTTGATTCTCGACACGTAAACTATATGGGGGATATTTCCCCGAATTTTTCTTTGCACCTGTTCCATAAATATGGCACGCATCAGAAAATAATTGGTATGGGGAAATTTTTCCTTAATAGCGTTTCTGTATTCAGCCTAAATTTCCTCTTAGTATAAATTTCCACACTTTCAGTACCTTTTGGTAATAtttaaagcaaaacaaaatgCCTTTAGACTAACAGATATAAAACTGTGATTAAGAGTAAACCACAATCACCATTTGTCGATACAGTAACAACCTGATAGTGTGAAAATGCCCTACAACGTCACCATTTAGTCACCAGTCACAGGGTTTTAGATGGGGTCATTAACTGGAGCTGttcataatataatacaaacatatggGAAGACTTTACCCAAAGTATATCATCCATCAATcgatatgttgtatttttttcaggttttttttataacatgCTTTGCTCCTTCAGAAAATAATGAATGCTTGCCTTTATCAATAGCAATagaatttttatattaaaataaaaagttttatgaaaaaaaaatctgtatattaaaagcatcacTTATATGTAAGTATCATGTATCCCCAATTAGTAATTAAGTAAGTTGGAAAAATGGGTTAATCACATTTTTATTCTTTAGTTGGTTACTACATTGCCTTGGTTACAGATAAACATTAGGAGAATATAGAGGCCTGCATGAGGAGAAATGTGACACATCAGTTGTATCAGTGAATAACACCAAAAAGCACAGTGTCCAGTGTTTGTTTACAGAAATTGATCCcaactgtttttctataaaatttttgaaatatttatacaattacaataaaaatgtttattcaGTACTGTGTGGAACACAGcataatttaatataaactttaaattattCAAAACTCCTTCGGTGACCCCACCATATAATTTAATACGCTTACCTATTGTTATGAAGTCTGAACAACTGCGTAGAAGACCGAACATATTACATGTCCCCAAAGCAGTAAGGTTATGCAGAGCTCTACTGTTCTGGGAGGAGAGACAAAAATGATCGGATAAAAAGTTCTCAACTAAAGGAAGATTAACTCCTAAAGCTCAATCTAATCTAATATTTACACTGTAGCTGTTAATAAAATCTTCCAGCTtctttaatattatatacaaaataaaggTATTTGAACAATAGTGTATATATGCCTAAAGCCAGTATTCAGCACTTAAAAGCTTTAATATCTCAATATATATGGTTATTGCAAAATCTTAACACTATTCAAACAATAATTTTAACAATGTCCTACGGTTAAAAAATCACATAAATCATAGGGAGCCTCGGAATTATACAGCTAACAACCAAATACACAACAATACTGGCTAGGACACAGTGGGGATAACAATGTACAgctaacttaaaaaaaatacagcCCTATAACGCCCTTACTGGGATCACCCAGAAGTTCAACCCTCaccattttcattcatttttttctgggGTTCAATTCCAGGATtggatattaaaaaaaacattcagcTTGAAACTTACGTCCTTTGTTTTTGTTGGCTTAGATCCATGGAAAGTATACAAACCAGGTGTCTTTCTGTAGGAAGTGAAAGATGAAAGGCGAGCaagttaccactgtgccacccaaccactCCGTTTAACAGTTTCATAAGATTAAAACAAACTTGTATTATCAGCCGACACAAGATGCATAAAAAATTCACTGGATATGCTATGTCAATAGCAATGCTTCAATAAAATACCTTATGTCAATGCTTTACTTTTCTGTTACAAcataaaaacttatttttaacaaatatcatGTTTCAAAATTACtctattttgattaaaatttgaTGATTTTCCATTATTGCGTTGCTAACAATattcaaacatcaaaaaatcaacaaccaacaaaaaaaaaaaagaaaataaaaaatttacaaaaacatcTTTTTTAAACGATTATCCCTATAAAAGTTTTGctgaaaacatcaacaacaatttAGTCTATCGTAATTCTGAATCAAAACTTATTTTTCTAAGTCTGTTCCTCACTGTAAAACTGCACAACAAATCCATAAATCACAAACGGAGATATTCAAACTTATAACAAACGAAAACTGATATCAAATATGTCAATTATCGCCTCatttcatttcttaattttcttttgaaaaataaatttaataaaaatttgTAACATTAATTGACATGTATTGAAGAGATTCAAAAAGTGAACAAATTCAAAAATGGTTTCTAACAAACTGCAACAGGGTGTAACTTGTTAAAATGTCTCCATTACCAACAATACTAATTAAAAATTTTCTCTattgtaaaacataaataaagaaGTTCAATCTTCACTTTCACTATTTGAAAATAGATAATTTTATTAcctttaacactaggggaggcCTTATTTGAGGAAAGATAGGATACTTAAATTTTACATtagaggagggggcttatttaaggataaatacagtatcgaacttttacactagaggagggggctTATATCAGGATAAATAAAGTatcaaacttttacactaggggagggggtttatttgaggatagatagAAAGgatacttaacttttacacaagaggagggggcttatttcaggataaatacagtatcaaacttttacactaggggaggggtttATTAAGGATAGATAcggtatataaatgtatactcAATGTTATACTGTTGATCTCTTCAACTCATTAAGTATATGATGTGGGTGTGTGTGGAGGGAAGACCTTACAAGTCAGTTTCAATATAGTGTTATAGGGGcaatctgattaatatacaGATCATCTTTACACACCATGTTATGTAGATCTGATGGAGGCCAGTAAAAGGTCAGATTCATTTGACCTCAATGCTTACCACATGACAGGATTtctttaaaccaatcaaaacatgTCTCTTTTAATGCCAGTTCAACAAATTCAACAGACTATGGAGACAGCAATGAAAACTTTAATTCGCCCCTAATCTGTTTAAATGGTACTTTATCTTCTTCCACGGTAGTGTCCATTATAACAAAAGAAAATCTACGAACTACACACAATTTGTCCAATAAATGAGAAATATACCGTTGTAGAAGGAGCTTGCAATGAATGCATTGGTTGGCATTCGGGACACTGGGATCATATCGATTCAAAAACAACCAATCATGACAGATGCCAAGGGGGAAAAAAGAGTTGTGTTTCCATTAGTTGGTTGAATTGTCAACTAATCTTGACCCTTTACCAGCCAAAGTCAGATCTTCATAATGTAGAATGTAGCggtgatctgtattttaatggGGTTGAAGGGCTATATAGGACCTACACCATGAATGGtttcatataaaaaattaaCTTTAACTTCTACAAAAATACTATCAACTTAGGAACAATAGGACAATTACGGTTTCTTCCAAGgcacaaaatatcaaaactttgaAGAACTATATGATCATATACAGAGCTTCATCACAAGGTGTTGACTTTTAACCACAAAACATCAAACCTAAGCATATTACATGTACGAGAATATGACAAAGCAACAAATAAACTGgaagaaaattaaaaactttataaaaGTGATTATCATATGCTGGTGATGATACGATGCGATGTTGGAgtaggagttacctcccttgaggAAATGGACACTTGTATATCACACATATTATGCTGGGAAACATTAACATTACAACATTGACTTGAAACATTTCTGTATAACACAAGTTATATTCAGAGTGAGCTTATAATTACACCAATCTCAAGAGTAAGCTTACATCAATCTCAGAGTGAGCTTACATCAATCTCAGAGTGAACTTACATCAAACTCAGAGTGAACTTACATCAAACTCAAGAGTGAGCTTACATCAATCTCAAGAGTAAGCTTACATCAATCTCAGAGTGAGCTTACATCAAACTCAAGAGTGAGCTTACATCAAACTCAAGAGTAAGCTTACATCAATCTCAAGAACGAGCTTATATCAATCTCAGAGTGAGCTTACATCAAACTCAAGAGTAAGCTTACATCAATCTCAAGAGCGAGCTTATATCAATCTCAGAGTGAACTTACATCAAACTTAAGAGTGAGCTTACATCAATCTCAAGACTGAGCTTACATCAAACTCAAGAGTGAGCTTACATCAAACTTAAGAGTGAGCTTACATCAATCTCAAGACTGAGCTTACATCAATCTCAAGAGTGAGCTTACATCAAACTTAAGAGTGAGCTTACATCAATCTCAAGAGCGAGCTTATATCAATCTCAGAGTGAACTTACATCAAACTTAAGAGTGAGCTTACATCAATCTCAAGAGTAAGCTTACATCAAACTCAAGAGTGAGCTTACATCAAACTCAAGAGTGGGCTTACATCAAACTCAAGAGTGGGCTTACATCAAACTCAAGAGTGGGCTTACATCAATCTCACGGGACTTTGTAGCTTTATCTTAAGGACTACACTAAATCATATAGAGACAATTCCAAGCGACTGTGAGACGAGCAGAATGCGATTCCTAGGTTAATCAAACCTACAATGACCTTTAAGTAAGGACActttactgttttattatattaagtATGATTACCAAATTATCTTAATATTAATAAATCAATTACTGTATTCGACCTAATAAGTGCACTATGcagttacaaaaacacaaaacaggGAACTATTAAAACGATGTACAGGCAAAAGTTTCCATGTAAAATCAGGGATAAAAaggtggggttttttttcatttactcACCTTTCTATAGTGAAAACAATCCATTATCTTTGGTTAAATGACTTAAGATTGTATTAACAATCAGTGAGAAGGAACTTTTCATGTTTGTAAGAGCACACCCATCATCTTTTCATGAAAAAGTTGGGGGTGCGCTTTAGGGGTAGCCAGGAAAGTGCTGTTTATTAGGTCGAATATGGcaatacatgtaaaaatgtattcaaaaaaagttttaaataattctaaaataaaaagaaatcttGGATAGCAAGAATAAAGCATTATATGTCTAGCACAGAATTGTTCTCTTTTCTTAAACTGACTAATATACTTCCAGCTGTGACCCAATAACATCATatttaccgtatttattctaataaacgccccgggGGCGTGAAATTTTTCCAAGGGGGGGCGTTTAATGGAgatcaaaatttcagagtcggtaagttgtgagatatgttgtatgtacccatttcacaccatgaaacatgtgtatatgtatccaaaacattgtaaaactaaGTGACAAACATTTTGTGTATGAAATTGCAAGAAACAtaaactttgttatttatacttacGGTAGTTGTACATTACGTAAGcttacaacatatacattgtttgaAACACGGGGTTAAATTGCGTCATAAACCGGTCACGATCCAGTTTACTCTCATCACTTGTAGTTTATTATATCTGCTATCAATCATGTCGGGTTTGAAGTGAAGTTATATGAAGTAAGTTTCAAACTGAAAGTTGTAAACTACGCCGAGCAAAAGGGAAAACATGCGGCAGCTACTGTGTTTAAGGTTGACCGGAAACGAGTGCGGGActggtgtcaaaacaaacaaaaactaaaaaacatttctaaaacaTCAAAACGCTGTAAGGGAGGAGGAAGGTCAGTAAAATTCCAAAATATGGACGTCCAGGAAGCTGAGGATGTACTGGAAAATTTAATGGGAGGTGCAGTTGAACTCggtgaaagtgaaagtgaatCCACCGGAAGTGATGATGACAGCGAGGTCAGTGGCGCGTATGACAGCCCGGGACATTAACGTTTGTTGATACGATATAGtggtactgtgtatatagttactgaaactttgttttgtggtttgtgttagttttatgttggatatcctttaaataattacctctgGACACACGTGGATGTGCCACGGTAAGTTCTTTTTCTCGAATTGAggaattttctttccaaaaaaagggtggggggcgtttattagggtgggggcgtttattagaataaatacggtaacCACTAACCCAATGTGTTATTTTATACATAGTATAAAAACAGGAAACATCTTACTGACAGAAAAATAGATACAACTTGACATTACAAGTTTGTTGCTTGTAGATGTCAAGCTGAACAGAAATTGCACCAAACATCCTGATCAGCACATATATCGACCTCTGATCTTTGCAGGGCAATTTGCTTTTCTCATGAAGCCGAGATCCCAGACCGCCCTGTACTAGCCCGGTTGTGTCtgtgggcaagacactttacccctATTTGGTTTGGATGGCATTTGACTGATCTCTCATGTGTTgtccagtgaggtagccaccagctactacaatgagacTCTGCCTTAAAATGACCCAAGCCGACTGTTAATTGGCCAAAAGACCAAGTAAAATATACAGTCTATTGCGAAGCTACAGGCCAATCAACCACTTCCAGATGAGGTCAAGTGAGAACGAATCTTAGCACTTAGATCTATGATTACAGATAAGCAGAAAGAGAGCTCCACAGGCTGTTTGTAGGTCAAGTGATGGAGTGTGTTTCTATGCCCGATTCTTGGCTATCAGCTATCTTTCTCAATGAAACACTTACTACATATTCCTAGTACATTGCACAATCATGTGTCAAAGAGATGACAGTTCTTcatgagaagaagtcttttagTCTGCTGGTTGTATATATAGAGCTTCCTCCATAATCTGTACCCTCAAGCCTGTGGTTCTGGCTGTCAGCTCTTGCCAGACGCGTCATTCGAGTGATTTGATGCTATAGAATTGTCCTTGGAGTCTTTCGTCATATTTGTAACATTAGACGGGCCAACACTCTCATATGCCTCATCTTGGTAAGCATCTTTGTCGACAAAAGTGTCTGGTTTTTTCTCCATGTCAACGTAACTAGGTGAAAATTTAGCATCACCAATATAATTAGCTCCACCTTTAGATTTGTCCTCCATACAGTCTTTTACAGCATGTTTGTCCACCTCCGTGTAGGTAGGCATCAGGTGCTTCTTATCCGTGCCCTGATTCAATGAAACAAAATGGTCATTTTCTGTTTTCTGTAGAGAAGAGTTAGCAGATTGGTTGCCCTGTTTCGGCAGTGTTTCTTCCTCGTTCTCCTTGGCCGTATTTTCACCGTGCTCCAGAGCACCAGCACCTGGCTGAAAATAGCCACGGTGTtgatgaaggaactcttcgGTGGACATGTTTGTTGGGCTTGTTGGGAAGTTAGGGAGGATGTTGTTGTCTTCAGCTGAAACAAATACAAATCTAtgttatataatctatatcCAGATTCACAATGTCAGTGGGTAGTTATGGTAATATGAACTAGACAATGCCTGTAACACATGAAATTCCTCACTCTCATACCTGTATAATACTTGGAGTTATGATACTATACATGATGTAAATATGAGCCCTATTGTTTCCAATGTTATAAAAGATACTGATTCAGAACAAGACAAGACACACTGTGTCCCGTTCAGAAGGTAACAAAGGTGACCTCTGACCCTTTACCTTGACCACTGATCAACAGAACATAATCAGGTGTAGAATTGGATGTTATCATATCTTGTTGAGTTTTCCTTGATGGCAGCGAGGAgaggacagacagatggacaaacaGACGGATGAAcagacggacggccggacaaTGTGACAGATGGACGAACAGACGGACGATGTGACAGATGGACGAACAGATGGGCGAAcagacggacggccggacgatGTGACAGATGGACATAGCCAACACTATACcataacacccccccccccccccccccccacccccaccttTTTCCCAGTAAAATGCCAGGGAGAATATGAAATTTCACTTTTTCCCAGTAAAATGCCAGGGAGAATATGAAATTTCACAACAAGTTTTCAAACCTTTTACAACAAGGGGTGCTGTGTTCAGCCACAATGCCAACAGAACACTCCACTTGGTGAGATGAAACCTAACAATGGGTGGAgtagtcatgtaggcggtaaaccagtaactaacaaATTAATTGTAGTTGAAGGCTCTATACAGGTGTAATTGACAGGTTAATGAAAACTTACTACAGAGAATTGGTGAAGACTGCTGTTTGACGTTTGTGTCGATGCCGTCAGATATACGATCATCCCCAGCATGAATTGGCTGTTGGCTGATCCCAGGTCCCGGACACAGATAACTCTCTGACGGATAATAATGCATAGCTGTGAAAAAGCATGTCAGttgtttattttcacatttaaagaaaataacaacaatttaTATAATCAGAAGATAAACAGAAGTAGCATAatgatttgtatgtacattgtttatattttaggCTTGGACACAATCATAAACATGATATTCatatataattaatcattttcatCTGCTCTGAACAGAATATCAAATTGAGCCTTTGACAAACCTAATTACTGAGACTCATATCCAAACTATTGTGACCTTGAGAAAATTGagaaatattttactttcatgAAATATTGTTATTATGTCAATCTCTATATCAGGTTTCCTCAAATTATAGTCTTAAGAATTATATTAACTACCTGcatattttttgttgtattttgttgtaatacTTACTGTATATGTCACAAAGAAGTTGACAAAGTTAGAACTGATttcagataaataaatagaaactTTGTCCTACATAACGAAGTAAACAGACCAAAATGGAATGTGATCTTCACTGAACCCTCactactgtgaccttgacctatcttcactcatgtgaccttgacctatccTCATCACATTGAACTTGACCAATCAACCCCACCCTGACCTTCACCTATCCTCACCACCTTGGCCTTCACCTATCCTTACTACTTTAAACCTTGACCAATCCTAATCACCTTGACCATGACCTATCCTCATCACATTGAACTTGACCTATCCTCACttccttgaccttgacctatccTAATCAATTTAACATTGATCTATCTATAACACCCTGACCATGACCTATCCTCATCACATTGAACTTGACCTATCCCCACCTCCTTGTCCTTGACCTATCCtaatcaccttgaccttcacctATCCTTACCACCCTGACCTTCACCGATCCTTACCACCCTGACCTTCACCTATCCTCACCACCTTGACCTTCACCTATCCTCACCACTTTGACCTTCACCTATCATTACCACctttgaccttcacctttaaTTACCACCCTGACCTTCACCTTTAATTACCACCCTGACCTTGACTTACCCTCCAAGTTGTCAGTAAGGCTAGCACTGCCACCACTGCCAGGAGTGTGTGGCGTGGTGTCCTGGACAGGATGAGAGATCTGTCGTGGTAACTTCACTCTCAAGTTATCCTGGCCATTTCCAAAAGCACTCATGTAGCCGCTGCTGATGGGCGGCGACCATTGAGCTGGTAATGGGGGTGCTTGGCTGGAGGCCCTGATTGGTGAATGGTTGTGATGCGGAGGAGGTTCCGGCGGCACCAATGGTTCCTGCTCACATCCAATAGCGTGACCATTAGAGGTTGTGAGAGCGCCCATCTCCTCATACAGCTTTTCATCAACTTGTATATTCCTATTG
This genomic stretch from Pecten maximus chromosome 16, xPecMax1.1, whole genome shotgun sequence harbors:
- the LOC117344566 gene encoding uncharacterized protein LOC117344566 isoform X2, whose product is MGALTTSNGHAIGCEQEPLVPPEPPPHHNHSPIRASSQAPPLPAQWSPPISSGYMSAFGNGQDNLRVKLPRQISHPVQDTTPHTPGSGGSASLTDNLEESYLCPGPGISQQPIHAGDDRISDGIDTNVKQQSSPILCTEDNNILPNFPTSPTNMSTEEFLHQHRGYFQPGAGALEHGENTAKENEEETLPKQGNQSANSSLQKTENDHFVSLNQGTDKKHLMPTYTEVDKHAVKDCMEDKSKGGANYIGDAKFSPSYVDMEKKPDTFVDKDAYQDEAYESVGPSNVTNMTKDSKDNSIASNHSNDASGKS
- the LOC117344566 gene encoding uncharacterized protein LOC117344566 isoform X1, encoding MGALTTSNGHAIGCEQEPLVPPEPPPHHNHSPIRASSQAPPLPAQWSPPISSGYMSAFGNGQDNLRVKLPRQISHPVQDTTPHTPGSGGSASLTDNLEAMHYYPSESYLCPGPGISQQPIHAGDDRISDGIDTNVKQQSSPILCTEDNNILPNFPTSPTNMSTEEFLHQHRGYFQPGAGALEHGENTAKENEEETLPKQGNQSANSSLQKTENDHFVSLNQGTDKKHLMPTYTEVDKHAVKDCMEDKSKGGANYIGDAKFSPSYVDMEKKPDTFVDKDAYQDEAYESVGPSNVTNMTKDSKDNSIASNHSNDASGKS